From the Drechmeria coniospora strain ARSEF 6962 chromosome 02, whole genome shotgun sequence genome, the window GTCTGCTACGGCTCAATGAGAGGCGACCGCGTGGGAGTGGAGGACGTTATGGGAGACACGAGTCCTCTCGAGGAGAGGCCGACTGCAACTGCATGATGTCATGGTCACGATCCAGCCGGATGAGTCGAGATTTGTATACTACAGTATTCCGGACACCACAGACGCAATAATACTTGGTGCTCATTCGAACACGTCCTTGTATCTACAAGGGTGTAGTTGCCTAGGGGTGCCCAATTACAATGTCTCCGTCATCAACAAACCAAATACTTGGGACGTGTGCTCATGTGAGTGGATATTTCTGACCCATGTTCGCCCGATCCTTCCGATGTGCAATGCTCCGTATATAAATATATTGCCTTGACGACTTGTACGTTTGCGCTAAATTGGTACGAAAGAAACACTCCTTTACGGACCACTTACgccatacttacttacttacttccACTTTCGTTGGCGTGTTGGTGTATGGTGCTGGCTTGCATCCATCACGTAATGCATATAGCAACTCGAGCTGAATCACGTCCCgagtcctcggccgcggatCCGTGCCCCGTACTTACTTTGCCCGATGACCTTGAACCTTGTCGAGATGGCTAATACGACGAAGGATTTTGTTTGGCTGTCCGTTTTTTCGGGAAGGAATTACGCCAGCGTACACTTGCGTGTGGGCGTAGATGTCTACATGGGCACTTGGTCCAGTCGCCCATGGAGATGATGCTTCACTTCGGCTGCCGGTACCACTATATATACCGCCCGTTcgagccgctgccgaggcctGCTGGTGCTCGTTCGGCTACAGACGCTGACATTCTTTCATCACCAACGCCCATCGACCGTTGGAGAATTTGATACTACCAACCAGCCTGACTGCAGACTGCCGACACATTTACCAATCTACCTTCCTACCAACCTACCTTCCTATCAACCTACCTTCCTtcctacctacctaccttccTACCAACCTACCTGCGCAATGCGTTtctccatcgccatcatcacggccatcgtcggcatggcTGCCGCCCAGCCCGTTGCCACCACCAATTCGACCACGGACCCGAAGGAATCGAACGTTTATCAGACTTGTCAATTGAACCTGAACAACTGCCCCCCCGAATTCATCTGCAGTCGTTATGGCCGAAACGAATTCAACGGTTGGTGCAAACCTCTGCCCAAATGGATGTTTGGTTTGAGGGGTTGGTGATGCGTCAAGGGGTGAGGGTAGTCGTATGCTGGATTCAGGTTGTTTTTGGGAAGAATCCCAATCGGTCGCATGGGAGGCACGGGCGTTATGGAACTGTTtagggcgtcgtcggcagcacgTGGATGTGCATGGCGGGAAAGGAAGGAAAAGAAAACATGACCATCGATTCGTTCAATGCCTCGTCATCCAGTCCATTCTCGCTGCCGACGTTTGACACGAGGGTCTCGTTCCTCGGCCCCCTTATCCACCACCGCACAGGGTTAGCTAAGGCGGGCAATACGGCCTGCAGGTCGTAGGTGTAACCTGAAAGCCGGCCGTTTCGGCAGGCCACGTCCTTGGCAACAACCTCTGCTTCACTTCACCTCTCCCTCCTTCCGTTTGAACATTCATCCTTGTCCCATCATCAACGTCCTCCTGACTCGGATGTGAACCCccctgtacttgctcgagCCTCGGAGGGACGCACGAGCAAAGGCCTGCTCAtcggctgctgctgatggGTACGAATACACGTCGACGGGCAGTGCAAGCACCCCTACCGTAGGTGTCCTTTCAGGTACAtgaggtgtaagtaagtaagtaagtaagtacactgtaggtgtgctcgTAGTCCTGAGCACAACGGGCACATACCGGTGGACACTGGATAGTAGCACCGAGGCACGGGATCCATCGGCGTCCATAATTACGATTCATTTCACCATGCAAGTGCGATATTGGTCCGCTGCTATTATCGATGAGATCACATATCCCCCTCCCACCCAAGCCCGATTCAGGTGAACCGGCGGGAGTACTGCAGGGCATGGAAAGTACAGTGACGACGAGATGCAGAGTGATACGGCAGATACCGGAAGATGGTTTGGTTCCCATCGTCAGCTCACTTGTCAAAAGTGTCTACATTATTCCCGCCTAGCCATCGTCTTGTGCTGACTTGCCGCTAAAACCATCGCTTGTTTTCCAAACGGCACTGCCTCCATAGGATTGGACAGTCATGCCGAATCCTCGTTGATTTCAAAACGGCCCAGGGCAAAACGGATGAAATAGTAGAACTTATTCACAGCAATTTACACGTATCCCAGCAGACTAACGACGAGATCATTTCCtttcatgtactgtactttacgGAGTAACCGATAttattgtactgtaagtacggaggacggagtactctacGGAGTAACCGATGACAATTAATATGCAGGCAGGTagaggtgtacggagtatttacCACAAGTTCCTGTAGTTTCACATGCACACACGTAAAAACaaataaaaaaaaataaaagtGCTCCCCCCTGTCCGCCCCGGTCCCCCCCTTTAAAATACTTCCCCACCGTGCTCACACGCACCTTGAGGGTGGATGGAATATTTtcggagtacaactaattaatacaagtattaatagtaataaaacggacacttgcagtacggagtactccggaGTACATAATAATAACATGTAATCATTCATTACGCTTGCAGTATTATGGGGTTGGTTCCTAGGCTCACACATCCACCACCCGCCCaccatccgtccatccacccatccatccatccacccatccatccatccacccatccatccatccatccacccatccatccacccatccatccacccatccatccattcatccaccTATTCATTGAGCAGGAGGTGAAAAAAAAACAGTGACACCTGAGGGATTCGAACCCTCGCCTATTACTAGACCGCGAATCGGGATACGTCGTCGAATTGCTTCGATGTCGGATAACCTGAACACGGCGCCTTAGACCACTCGGCCAAAGTGCCTTTGCAATCTCGTTTGCGTATGAGTTTGAGCTGGCATGAATCACCTCATGGAGGTTTGCCCTCGTTCAGTGAAAGCCTTCGGAAGCCATCATGCCAACTTGACGACAAACTACAGTACTCAACTGCATGATCGTGGCGGCCACGAACCACTCGCTTCCTACTCAGCTTCACACTCGCCTCAACACCGAACCATCTTGGTTTGCGCAATATGCAAAATTTCAAGAGTTCGGCGACCTTCAGCGTGACCATGAATGACACTTCACATGATCCACGACGGAAGTGAGGGCTCACAGGGGGGGACCGGTTATATTTTGAAGCTTCATCATCGGATTTGCCAAACCGCTCGGTCTCACCTCATCAGCTGTTCAAGGTCGGATATGCGAGGAATTGAAAGGATGTCCCGCCACATGGACAGAGGCGAATCATCCAGAACATGGAGTGGATGACTCCTACTTGACTACTTTGCACGGATTGCTATTCATCAGGTGCCTCTGGCCTTTGAGAGAGCCTTTCGTCGGCTATTCCTCACGAGCAGATGGCACTAGCACGACTGCTGATCAAATAATTCTTCCGAAAGAGGCATGTAAAAGCtcgagggaaagctctagGCCGCCTACGGCAACGGGGCAGCAGTAGCACCATGACCTTGGGCAGGGGAGGCTAAAAATAAATGCCTCTGCATCGTCTTGCGCTTCttgcctcggcatcctccacATAGTGTACCAGTGTGCTCGGAAATTCCTGTCCGTGTCGGCGACACTAGACCGTTCGACGCCGGAGAGAATGGGGAACATGGTCCGAGAGGGCGCTTCGAATGCTCCAAGCGGAAAGGATGCCTTCGCTGCTTGCCACCGACGCCCCAAGCTCCCATCTCCACCTGGTCGCGTGTCCCGACGGCAAGAGGAGTTGCTGCTCTCTACGCCCACTCTCCTGCATGCGACGCGACGAGACAGGAAGGGTGTGAACTCtgcttcgtcgacgtcggcgggtTTGTCATCGGTCCGCGAGCGGAGGCGCCGCGTGAACGGGTTCGTCATGCCGCCCCGGGTCCAGGCCATGCCCTATTCTCTTTCGGGGCACCGCGGAGAGCGATGAATAGGGGCCGTTGGAATTGACGGCCGCGATGGAGCGCTCGTAGCCCATGCCACGAAAACTCGGAACggcgaaaaaaaaaagacaTCCCCTCTCAAcacgcctcggccgacgcgtGCGACTATTTCGCAAAACAAACGAGAAGGATGACGGTGCGCGTTGCGTGGTGCGTGAGAGGCGTGGTCCGCATCCcgcgcggcgtcgaggagggtgcTTCGTTCCTCGTGATGCCTCCGCCCGGGGCAGGCACCGGACATGGCCCGCttcgcgccgtcggcgggaggCATGATCGATCGCGTGATGCCAGCGGAGAGCGGAGAGGCGCAACGACGATGCGGCCCCGGCGGTGCCAGACCGGGGTGGTGAGTGGACTGCGCCGTGGCAGAgcatatatatatagcccaCGCCAGCCGTGCGcttgcgacggcggcgcaccAAGGACAGACGGTGCCTGCGGTCGCATCGAAACGAGACACGGCCAAGCACACGCGGAAATGGCCTGCGCCGAGCACACGAACGCGTCCTTCccgaccgaggccggcacGAGGCTCGCGaccgtcgatgccctcgccCCCACGACGGACCACGCGCTCCTCGCGTccctcctcgagcgcgacggcgccgtcatcgtcaggAATTTCGCCTCCGTCAACCTCTGCGCACGCATCCGGGCCGATCTCGGGCCGCACTTTGACAGCGACCGCGCCGACAAGTCGGGCTTTTTCCCCGCGACAACCAAGCGCGCCCACGGCGTGCTGCGGCACTCggacgccgtggccgagctcgtcgtccgcccGCTCTTCATCGACGTCGCCAACGAGATGCTGACATCGCGCTACACCTACTGGGAGGGCCAGAGGCAGCTCTCGGTCGCGGGCAAGCCGCAGATCGCGagcatcgtcggcttcaGAGTCGAGCCGGGGGGCACCCAGCAGCCGCTGCACAGGGACGACGCCGACTACCACGCTCGGAACTGCGACTTTCCCGTCATGCTCGGCTGCGTGACGGTgggtgccgacggccgatggCGCGCGGTGCGGGCTGACGTGAGGCTGACACGTCCTCCTAGGccttgacgaagacgacgcgcTCCAACGGGGCGACGGTGGTGATCCCGGGGAGCCACAGGTGGGGGCCGCAGCGCTGCccgcgcgacgacgaggccatccccgccgagctcgacgtcggcgacgccacCATCTTTGTCGGCAACGTCTaccacgccggcggcgccaacAGCACAAGGTTCGTGTCGCTCGCCCTGGTTCGGggactcgccgtcgctgacCGGCCGGGCAGGGACGAGGCTCGCGAGACCATCGGCGTCTTCCTCTGCAAGGGCACCCTCCGGCAGGAGGAAAACTCGTACCTCGTGGTGCCGCCCGAGATGGCCAAGGCCCGGGGCTTCTCGCCgcagctgctgcggctgctcgGCTACGGCGTCTGCCCGCCGGCGCTGGGGCTGTACGAGTACCAGGACCCGATGAAGGTCCtcttcggcgtcgacgacggcgagacggtgCAGCGgtagcggcggcggcctcagAGCGGCAGGATGCGGAAGCCCTTCCGCTGCAGGTCGCGGGCGAGCGGCTGCCagttggcgtcgtcgccgccccaAAAGGTGCGGAGGAAGCGCAGGACGTCGGTGAAGTGGCTGAAGCCCGTGGCGTCGGTCATGGTGACGAAGAGGGTGGCGATGACCTCTCGTctctcgacgtcgtcgcgacactcggtgccggcgacaAAGGCGGGCCAGGGCAGGTTCGGCGCGCACATGGTCAcgtcctcgagggcggcgagctgctcgaacAGCTTGACCAGGGACGACGCGCggtcgacgggctcgagggcgacgagaccGAGGCAGCGGTACGAGTAGAGGATGCCGGCGTGGTGGTagatgtcgacgaggcggatgaAGTCGCGGctcacggccgacggcatgcgAAGGcgtccggcggcgagcagggtGGCGCCCCGGGCCTGCTCGAAGCGGGCGCGGACGCTGGTCGGGGTGAGGTCGGGGCCGATGGacatggcgtcgacgccggcggcggcgtgcatGCGGCGGCGCGAGACGAGGGTGACGTGGTGGACGAGGGTGAGGTACTGGGCGAAGAGGCCGCCGGCCATGCTCGCGGGCGGCAGCACGGTgctctcgacgtcggcgagctcgaacgaggtcgaggtcgagagcacgtcgaggacggcgagctgGTTGCGCAGGAAGTCGAAGACGCGGGTGCGGCAGGCGTCGTTGTGGCCGAAGACGTTGGCGATGGTCCGGGCCGCCATCCGGtggctctcggccgccgtcgtctggcCGTTGGCCATCTCGTACGTCGAGATCATGAGGATGGCGGCCAGCATCcactcggcgtcggccatgtcggACTGGCTCGtcagctcgaggccgccggtgAGGCGGCCCGTCATGTCCTTGACGTGCTCCTGGATGAGGTTGAGGCAGGCGTCACGGGCCGCCTCGGAGAAGCGCGGCATCTCGTGGTCAAAGGTCAGACCGCCGTGGTgggccgagatggcggcgacggcgaggcgcaGGCCGGGCGTGTTGGCGGCGCGGGGCAGGACGCTGCTGCGGTAGTCGTTGTCGGTCGAGTCGAACCAGACCATGAGGCCGGCGATGTTCTTGTCGTAGTACTCGATGAACTCGCGCGCCGACCTGCGCAGCGTCTGGTCGAGGCACGCCGGCGTCACCGTCTCGCGGCGGGGGGCCGCcccctcggcggcagcgtcggcaaagcccacggcggcgtcggcggccgcgtcagGGCTGGGGCCACGAGGATCCGGGCCGAGGGCATCATGACCAGGCACGGGcacgccctcctcgcccctgtcgtcgtcgtcgtcgacactccgccacgacggcgggccGGCAAGGCTGCTGGTCGGACTGCTGGTCGGGGCACCGTTGGGCAGGCCGTTGGACAGACCGCCGGGCAGACCGCTGGGCAGACCGCTGGGCAGAGCGTTGGGCAGACCGCTGGGCTTCGTCCCGGGCAGCGGC encodes:
- a CDS encoding phytanoyl-CoA dioxygenase family protein codes for the protein MTVRVAWCVRGVVRIPRGVEEGASFLVMPPPGAGTGHGPLRAVGGRHDRSRDASGERRGATTMRPRRCQTGVVSGLRRGRAYIYSPRQPCACDGGAPRTDGACGRIETRHGQAHAEMACAEHTNASFPTEAGTRLATVDALAPTTDHALLASLLERDGAVIVRNFASVNLCARIRADLGPHFDSDRADKSGFFPATTKRAHGVLRHSDAVAELVVRPLFIDVANEMLTSRYTYWEGQRQLSVAGKPQIASIVGFRVEPGGTQQPLHRDDADYHARNCDFPVMLGCVTALTKTTRSNGATVVIPGSHRWGPQRCPRDDEAIPAELDVGDATIFVGNVYHAGGANSTRFVSLALVRGLAVADRPGRDEARETIGVFLCKGTLRQEENSYLVVPPEMAKARGFSPQLLRLLGYGVCPPALGLYEYQDPMKVLFGVDDGETVQR